In Crocosphaera sp. UHCC 0190, a genomic segment contains:
- a CDS encoding chemotaxis protein CheW, which yields MTLYSPRRSRLLAANKIEKTQQMIAFILGKEGFALPIDAVQKVVPMGKIYGDPQEKGISLTHYQDQKLLVIDVDRCIFGITSMPSEQEITEQRFLLIIHNKVHKIVGLPIDSPPSLRRVPESAFMALPENYLTQGNIHCISSTMIQIPNQEPLFLLDVDKLIP from the coding sequence ATGACTCTCTACTCTCCCCGTCGTTCTCGTCTTCTCGCCGCTAATAAAATAGAAAAAACTCAACAAATGATTGCTTTTATCTTGGGTAAAGAAGGGTTTGCTTTACCTATTGATGCAGTTCAAAAAGTAGTCCCCATGGGCAAAATCTATGGTGATCCTCAAGAGAAAGGTATTAGTTTAACCCATTATCAAGACCAAAAATTATTAGTGATTGATGTTGATCGTTGTATCTTTGGTATCACATCAATGCCATCCGAGCAAGAAATTACTGAACAACGTTTTTTATTAATTATTCACAATAAAGTCCATAAAATTGTCGGATTACCCATAGATTCTCCCCCCTCTCTTCGTCGTGTTCCTGAATCAGCATTTATGGCATTACCCGAAAATTATTTAACCCAAGGGAATATTCATTGTATTAGTTCTACCATGATTCAAATTCCTAATCAAGAGCCTTTATTTTTATTAGATGTTGATAAATTGATCCCTTAA